One window of the Tautonia marina genome contains the following:
- a CDS encoding ribokinase: protein MPRVVVLGSSGYDLTIRLPRLPRPGETLLGGELLRGPGGKGANAAVAARRAGAEVTFLTALGDDDFGRWLVEHDRNEGLDLSFAKTVSDEANQVALIFVGEDGANLIGVAPGASAHLTPSDIDALPDAAFPRKGVLLACLEVPVPTVARGLARAKANGMTTILNPAPADRAILETEMLSHVDFLTPNQEEAAELTTMPTETIEQAIEAAKALRDRGGCGVIVTLGDRGCLVLGRDWGQNLVPAPKVKAVDTVGAGDAFNGALAVALAEGRGPVDAAVFACAAGSLAVTRPGAQGGLAHREEIERFLSDP from the coding sequence ATGCCCCGCGTCGTTGTGCTCGGATCGAGTGGTTATGATTTGACGATCCGCCTGCCAAGACTTCCCCGACCGGGGGAAACCTTGCTGGGTGGGGAATTGCTCCGAGGGCCGGGGGGAAAGGGAGCGAACGCGGCCGTCGCGGCGCGTCGAGCCGGTGCCGAGGTAACGTTTCTCACCGCCCTGGGTGACGACGACTTCGGCCGATGGCTGGTCGAGCACGATCGGAACGAAGGGCTTGACCTAAGCTTTGCAAAGACGGTGTCGGACGAGGCGAATCAGGTCGCCCTGATCTTCGTTGGTGAGGACGGCGCGAACCTGATCGGGGTTGCTCCTGGAGCGAGTGCGCATCTGACGCCGAGCGACATCGACGCCCTGCCCGATGCCGCGTTTCCGAGGAAAGGTGTATTGCTCGCCTGCCTGGAGGTCCCGGTGCCGACGGTCGCGCGGGGCCTGGCCCGCGCGAAGGCGAACGGCATGACGACGATCCTCAACCCTGCACCGGCGGATCGAGCGATTCTGGAAACGGAGATGCTTTCGCATGTTGATTTCCTGACGCCGAATCAAGAGGAAGCGGCCGAGCTGACCACGATGCCGACGGAAACTATCGAGCAGGCGATCGAGGCGGCCAAGGCACTTCGAGATCGGGGCGGGTGCGGGGTGATCGTCACGCTCGGGGATCGGGGATGCCTGGTGCTCGGTCGTGATTGGGGACAGAACCTCGTGCCGGCTCCCAAGGTCAAGGCGGTTGATACGGTCGGCGCGGGCGATGCCTTTAACGGGGCATTGGCAGTGGCACTGGCCGAGGGACGGGGGCCGGTCGATGCCGCGGTCTTTGCCTGTGCGGCCGGGTCGCTTGCGGTCACGAGGCCCGGCGCTCAGGGTGGCCTGGCTCACCGAGAGGAGATCGAACGGTTCCTTTCCGACCCATGA
- a CDS encoding tRNA modification GTPase, giving the protein MASFDTFDTIAAIASPPGPALRGLVRLSGPESLTIARSVVRLDEGQEPDPTRPSWRSGTIDLEGLPLDASVTFWPGSRTYTGQPMAEIHTTGSPPLLRRVLGFCLDRGARLAEPGEFTLRAFLSGRIDLTQAEAVLAVIDSQSPAQVEAALQQLAGGLAGPIEAVRDRLLDTLAHLEAGLDFVDEADVDPIGRQRLAGDLARDARELAALADRLRGRDRPSGLPRVVLVGPPNAGKSRLFNALTGGDHALVSPIAGTTRDYLSATIRCQELLVDLIDTAGIDETGDPIEAEAQALRAAQAAGADLLLDCRSGDAPHVADLPDDRPRLVVWTKADRAEGEPPDGTIATSAASGQGLDALRLAIARTIRERATEHDPTGLTSARCRDGLVRASKALANASEAIRLEAGDELVAVDLRDAVEELGRVIGAEIDDAILDRIFRRFCIGK; this is encoded by the coding sequence ATGGCCTCGTTTGACACGTTTGACACCATCGCCGCGATTGCCAGCCCCCCCGGACCCGCCCTCCGGGGGCTGGTCAGACTTTCGGGACCGGAATCTCTGACGATCGCCCGGTCGGTCGTCAGGCTCGATGAGGGCCAGGAACCGGATCCCACTCGCCCCTCGTGGCGATCGGGGACGATTGATCTGGAGGGGCTGCCGCTCGACGCCTCGGTCACGTTCTGGCCCGGCTCAAGGACCTACACCGGGCAGCCGATGGCCGAGATTCATACGACGGGATCGCCCCCCCTGCTCCGTCGGGTTCTCGGGTTTTGTCTGGATCGGGGGGCAAGGCTGGCCGAGCCGGGTGAGTTCACCTTGAGAGCGTTTCTCTCGGGGCGGATTGATCTGACGCAGGCCGAGGCGGTGCTGGCGGTCATCGACTCGCAGTCCCCGGCGCAGGTCGAGGCGGCCTTGCAGCAGCTTGCGGGCGGCCTGGCCGGGCCGATCGAGGCGGTTCGGGATCGCCTGCTCGACACGCTCGCGCATCTCGAAGCGGGGCTCGATTTCGTCGACGAGGCCGACGTGGACCCGATCGGTCGCCAACGGCTGGCAGGCGACCTGGCCCGTGATGCGAGGGAACTGGCCGCCCTGGCCGATCGGCTCCGGGGGCGCGATCGGCCCTCGGGGCTGCCGCGCGTGGTGCTGGTCGGGCCGCCGAACGCGGGTAAGAGTCGTCTCTTTAACGCCCTGACAGGCGGGGATCACGCCCTCGTGTCTCCAATCGCCGGAACAACACGCGATTATCTCTCGGCGACCATTCGATGTCAGGAGTTGCTGGTCGATTTGATCGACACGGCAGGAATCGACGAGACGGGTGACCCGATCGAGGCCGAGGCCCAGGCGCTTCGGGCCGCTCAGGCGGCGGGGGCCGACCTCTTGCTCGACTGCCGATCGGGTGATGCCCCGCATGTGGCCGATCTGCCCGACGATCGTCCTCGGCTGGTTGTCTGGACCAAGGCGGATCGCGCCGAGGGAGAACCTCCTGACGGGACGATCGCCACCAGCGCCGCCTCCGGCCAAGGGCTTGATGCACTGAGGCTCGCGATTGCTCGGACGATCCGGGAGCGGGCGACCGAGCACGACCCGACCGGATTGACCTCGGCCCGATGCCGCGATGGCCTGGTCCGGGCGTCGAAGGCGCTGGCGAACGCTTCGGAGGCGATTCGCCTCGAAGCGGGAGACGAACTGGTGGCGGTCGATCTGCGCGACGCGGTCGAGGAACTCGGGCGGGTCATTGGCGCCGAGATCGACGACGCTATCCTGGATCGTATCTTCCGACGTTTTTGCATCGGCAAGTGA
- a CDS encoding YidC/Oxa1 family insertase periplasmic-domain containing protein, giving the protein MSTEPNPSQDPKRLFLFMILSLILITGTNYTLSRLGLIPEPEPKPEAPQVAQADPADASDEPDAAEGADGAAPVEDRPEVGDDQDAPAPESVVEADEAEPEQDRPAATVDPELLVLGSVEESATDGYHLQVVADQRGASVRRVLSALHNAEYEEGEPRERPMTLVRSVIPEHRPLALQMLNVTEDGVLRPISDLDWRSWQVLVDGVPFDELDEATQAEANPVAIIRDEQGNEIGQELSFRTVLREPAELPPVVITKTYRLRKGTDAVALDLAFDLLEGVDEPRELLYRLDGPSGIPIEGEWYTHTFRNAYFGKGTEGDTVEVWTYSSYDVAKNPDYYINNVYPTVFAGIENQYFATFLKPEKPAEQVAEAVMTVVDADPNELKKADVAVDLISKPVEVEPGSTITHSYEVFAGPKTETALLPFGAGELGIYRQVGRIPVIGWLLDFIWAIVDPIVALLSVYIIIPLLAGIYSLTESIAGWFGGTRGSYGIAIILLTVVVRLALFPLSRKQAASAKKMQDLQPHMVALRDKYKDDREKIAQETFALYRKHGINPLGGCLPVFIQIPIFMTLWRVLNVSVSLRQAQFLWIDNLAAPDMLYKLPFTLPLLGPYFNLLPLGVIGLFLLQMKLFTPPATTPEQEAQQRIMKFMMVFMMLMFYRVPAGLALYFITSSVWSISERLLLPKVTKTPAIDADGDEGPDRDGKGRGPGGNGKGPDPNGGSGGWLSRKLNDLVQEASKETTYRREELERKRRELERSGAAPAPGADPGRSRPNKKKTKPGKRR; this is encoded by the coding sequence ATGAGCACCGAGCCGAATCCCAGCCAGGATCCGAAGCGACTGTTTTTGTTCATGATCTTGTCGCTGATCCTGATCACCGGGACGAACTATACGCTCAGCCGCCTCGGCCTGATTCCTGAGCCTGAGCCCAAGCCCGAGGCGCCGCAGGTTGCCCAGGCTGATCCGGCCGATGCGAGTGATGAGCCTGACGCCGCCGAAGGCGCCGACGGCGCGGCACCGGTCGAGGATCGTCCGGAGGTGGGGGACGATCAAGACGCTCCCGCTCCGGAATCGGTGGTGGAAGCGGATGAGGCCGAGCCCGAGCAAGATCGACCGGCCGCGACGGTGGATCCAGAGTTGCTCGTGCTTGGATCGGTCGAGGAATCGGCGACGGACGGCTACCATCTTCAGGTCGTTGCCGACCAGCGAGGGGCGAGCGTTCGTCGCGTGTTGTCGGCATTGCACAATGCCGAGTACGAGGAGGGTGAGCCCCGAGAACGGCCCATGACCCTGGTCCGTTCGGTCATCCCTGAGCATCGCCCGCTGGCGTTGCAGATGCTGAACGTCACGGAGGACGGGGTCCTTCGGCCGATTTCCGACCTGGATTGGCGATCGTGGCAGGTGCTCGTGGACGGTGTTCCGTTTGATGAACTGGACGAGGCGACCCAGGCTGAGGCCAATCCGGTTGCGATCATCCGGGACGAACAGGGGAACGAGATCGGTCAGGAGTTGAGTTTCCGTACGGTGCTGCGAGAACCGGCGGAACTTCCCCCGGTCGTTATCACCAAGACCTACCGATTGCGGAAGGGGACGGATGCCGTTGCGCTGGACCTGGCCTTCGATCTGCTGGAGGGTGTAGACGAGCCCCGGGAACTGCTCTATCGCCTGGATGGGCCGTCGGGCATCCCGATCGAGGGGGAGTGGTATACGCATACCTTCCGGAATGCCTACTTCGGCAAGGGGACGGAAGGGGATACGGTCGAGGTCTGGACGTATTCGTCCTACGATGTGGCCAAGAATCCTGATTACTACATTAATAACGTCTATCCGACCGTTTTTGCAGGGATCGAGAATCAGTACTTTGCCACCTTCCTGAAGCCTGAAAAACCGGCCGAACAGGTGGCCGAAGCGGTCATGACGGTGGTCGATGCCGATCCGAACGAGCTGAAAAAGGCCGACGTGGCGGTTGACCTCATCTCCAAGCCGGTCGAGGTGGAGCCGGGATCGACGATCACGCACTCGTACGAGGTCTTCGCAGGTCCGAAGACCGAAACGGCCCTGCTGCCGTTCGGCGCAGGGGAACTGGGGATCTATCGGCAGGTGGGCCGAATTCCCGTCATCGGCTGGCTGCTGGACTTCATCTGGGCGATTGTCGATCCGATCGTTGCGCTTCTGTCGGTCTATATCATCATTCCCTTGCTGGCGGGGATTTACTCGCTGACGGAATCGATTGCCGGCTGGTTCGGCGGGACGCGGGGAAGCTACGGCATTGCCATCATCTTGCTGACGGTCGTCGTCCGACTGGCCCTGTTCCCCCTGAGCCGGAAGCAGGCGGCCTCGGCCAAGAAGATGCAGGACCTTCAGCCGCACATGGTGGCCCTGCGAGACAAGTACAAGGACGACCGAGAGAAGATCGCCCAGGAAACCTTTGCCCTGTACCGCAAGCACGGCATCAACCCGCTGGGCGGCTGCTTGCCGGTGTTCATCCAGATTCCGATCTTCATGACCCTCTGGCGGGTCTTGAACGTCAGCGTGTCGCTGAGGCAGGCTCAGTTCCTCTGGATCGACAATCTGGCCGCGCCGGACATGCTGTACAAGCTGCCGTTCACGCTGCCGTTGCTGGGGCCGTACTTCAACCTCCTGCCGCTGGGGGTGATTGGCCTGTTCTTACTGCAGATGAAGCTGTTCACACCGCCGGCAACCACGCCGGAACAGGAAGCTCAGCAGCGGATCATGAAGTTCATGATGGTCTTCATGATGCTCATGTTCTATCGCGTCCCGGCCGGGCTGGCCCTCTACTTCATCACCAGCAGCGTCTGGTCGATCAGCGAACGATTGCTCCTACCCAAGGTGACCAAGACCCCTGCGATCGACGCCGATGGCGACGAAGGCCCCGACCGAGATGGCAAGGGCCGAGGTCCCGGAGGCAACGGGAAGGGGCCTGATCCCAACGGCGGCTCTGGTGGGTGGCTCTCCCGGAAGCTCAACGACCTGGTCCAGGAGGCCTCGAAGGAAACGACTTACCGCCGGGAGGAGCTGGAACGGAAGCGTCGTGAGCTGGAACGCTCCGGAGCGGCTCCCGCTCCTGGGGCCGATCCGGGCCGATCGCGGCCGAACAAGAAGAAGACCAAGCCAGGTAAGCGACGCTGA
- a CDS encoding metallophosphoesterase family protein has product MRRALISDIHGNLEALEAVLDDIQQQRIDEIFCLGDIIGYGPNPRECIDLVMQNCEVSLLGNHDEGALFDPNGFNIGAERAIFWTRDQLETGGDSAQRERRWDFLSELHRTYRTGPYLFVHGSPRNPLSEYIFPEDIYNQRKMERLFQLVEQYCFQGHTHVPGVFTEGYQFYAPEEIDHEYTLGEGKVMVNVGSVGQPRDGDNRACYLIVEDSANVGADREAEGESTSAPLGQTRLFYRRIPYDFETTIEKIYAISELEPFLGDRLRQGR; this is encoded by the coding sequence GTGCGTCGAGCCCTGATCAGTGATATTCACGGGAATCTCGAAGCGTTGGAGGCCGTACTCGACGACATCCAGCAGCAGCGGATCGACGAGATTTTCTGCCTGGGTGACATCATCGGGTATGGCCCGAACCCGCGGGAGTGTATCGACCTTGTGATGCAGAATTGCGAGGTCTCACTCCTCGGCAATCACGACGAAGGGGCCTTGTTCGATCCGAATGGATTCAATATCGGAGCGGAACGGGCTATCTTCTGGACGCGTGATCAACTGGAGACGGGTGGCGACTCGGCACAGCGGGAACGGCGCTGGGATTTCCTTTCGGAACTGCACCGGACCTACCGGACGGGACCGTACCTGTTTGTTCACGGTTCGCCCCGGAACCCCCTGAGCGAGTACATCTTTCCGGAAGACATCTACAACCAGCGAAAGATGGAGCGTCTGTTCCAACTGGTGGAGCAGTACTGCTTCCAGGGGCACACGCATGTGCCGGGGGTCTTCACCGAGGGATACCAGTTTTACGCTCCCGAGGAAATTGACCACGAGTACACGTTGGGCGAAGGCAAGGTGATGGTCAACGTCGGCTCGGTCGGACAGCCGAGAGATGGTGACAATCGAGCCTGCTACCTGATCGTGGAAGACAGTGCGAACGTCGGAGCCGATCGCGAAGCGGAGGGAGAGTCGACCTCGGCACCGTTGGGTCAGACCCGGCTGTTCTACCGCCGTATTCCCTATGACTTCGAGACGACGATTGAGAAGATCTACGCCATCTCTGAGCTGGAGCCGTTTCTGGGCGATCGGCTTCGCCAGGGGCGTTGA
- the tsaB gene encoding tRNA (adenosine(37)-N6)-threonylcarbamoyltransferase complex dimerization subunit type 1 TsaB — MNLLILDTSTLHSAVALGLDDGQSLIVHPEPGPKHGRLLVPAIRDLLDRAGLQPRDLDAVAVAIGPGSFTGLRVGVTAAKTLAFAIGCPIVPLSTLEILAHNAPSDALWVVSALDAQRGDLFSASFRRETPGGPLLRASPDQIIPADAWTSDLPTGAFVLCPTPDRIAAEIPDHATIAPPERARPLGGVLLDLATRAIANGDQADLWTLEPRYLRRSAAEEKRDALHP; from the coding sequence GTGAACCTGCTGATCCTCGACACCTCGACCCTCCACTCCGCTGTCGCCCTCGGGCTCGACGATGGTCAATCGCTGATCGTTCATCCCGAGCCTGGCCCCAAGCATGGCCGCCTGCTCGTCCCGGCGATCCGAGACCTGCTTGACCGCGCCGGTCTTCAACCACGCGACCTTGACGCCGTGGCCGTGGCCATCGGTCCAGGATCGTTTACCGGCCTCCGCGTAGGGGTCACTGCGGCCAAGACGCTCGCCTTCGCCATCGGTTGCCCCATCGTCCCCCTCTCGACCCTCGAAATCCTCGCCCACAACGCCCCGAGCGACGCCCTTTGGGTCGTCTCGGCGCTTGATGCCCAGCGCGGTGATCTCTTTTCGGCCTCGTTTCGACGCGAGACGCCCGGTGGCCCCTTGCTCCGAGCGTCTCCGGATCAGATCATCCCGGCCGACGCCTGGACCTCCGACCTCCCGACCGGGGCCTTCGTCCTCTGCCCGACGCCCGACCGGATCGCCGCGGAGATTCCCGACCACGCCACGATCGCCCCCCCCGAACGGGCTCGCCCCCTTGGTGGCGTCCTGCTCGACCTCGCCACCCGGGCGATTGCGAACGGAGATCAGGCCGACCTCTGGACCCTCGAACCGCGATACCTCCGCCGCAGCGCCGCCGAGGAAAAACGCGACGCCCTGCACCCTTGA